AGCTACtcgaataaaaaaaattaaatttgaccaCGCGACGAAAAGATAGCGAGTCCACTTGATAGAAGAATAGAATAACTAACTCAACAACTTACCAAAATGGGAATTTGAACAGCTTTTTATTAGGTATATATATGACATATGAATTGCAGTCATCAAATTATGAGTTTTAGTCCATGGTTCACAAGCATTAGTCCCTCACAGTTGGTGAAGGAAGCTCAAATAATGGTTTTGTTGGATAAAACTGTACATAAGATCACAAAATACTCTAGTTTGCAATCATTGATTGAAAACACTAGCCTTGAGCCCTTTACCGCAATTTGTTAGATCCTCCAAGATTTGTTGTTCgtgaaaagtaaaaaaagatTGCTTCCTCGTCTAGaagtagggatggcaacggggcggggttgcctacaaactccccccgcccccgccccatcccccgtcCCCCGCTCCCCCCGCCCCGGCCCGCTTCCCCCGTGGGGTTAATAAAaaattgttatataattttattatagttaaattttaacaaataatcaagtactaaaatatcaaaacatcatcaaattattattcattgtaattttacaattgaaacttataaaaataatcaaataaaaattatttgaatacaatccaacatgatgaaataaatataactaaagtagtcaagttttcacttttggcacaaatacaatcactaatttattattgtGCTTGtactttttttaagaaaaaaatgtattgtattaagtgtaattagggatttagtataaatgtattagtaaatttagtataaccaattaataatttgtattagtacacatatataattattagtataattaataatatcaattatattatatatactaatagacattatataatacatataactattaatattattatcataagtttgtaactaattaaattatatattatatatataattatatacacacatatatatatgtttttaaagcgggtggcggggcgggggtacACTCTcccgccccccgccccgtttctaagcggggggaaaaaaATTCCCCCCGTCCCTGCCCCACCCCCCGCCCCAACACCCTCCCCATTAGCCCCTCGCGGGCGGGTGCCCGCGGtcacccgcccccattgccatccctatctAGAAGGGCTTCCAACTATTGGAAGTCTACAACATATAGGGAAGATTCCTCACCACGATTTGTGCTAATCAGGTAATAACTGTGGCCCTACAATgtaaatttttttcatcccCTGAAGTGGCTATAAAGTCCCTCAGGAGTCAAGGAGTTAATAATCAATGCTAGTTTTTCATTACTAGCAGGCCTTAGCATGCAGGTTCTTGGTACGAGAACAATTATATTGAAGAAAACAAGATggagaggagaaaaaaaaaaggaaacggTTGAAAGAGAAAGATCCTTCGATCCTTCCTAGTTTGCAGCCATGTCAAATTACATACCAATTTATATACTACGATATCGTGACAAGAAAATTTGTCTTTGTTAGAGATACAAAAGACACAGTATTTAACATTGTTTTGACACAGGTGACAAGAAGAAGCTGTCTTACTAGTTTATCAAATGAGTAAACGCTATATACTGTAATTGCTTAATGGAAGATGATTAGTCGATGCAGGACAGTAGACTTTAACAATAACGTACAAAGAAGTGATATAAAGCATTTTAATAAATACTTAATTATTTGCTCAATCGATAGGTTGGAACAGCCATCAGATGCTTCGCCCTTGTCACTACAAGGCCAAATTCCTCGGTCATGTCCAGCTCTGAAGGCAGCATTCCATTCGGAAGTTCCCAAGTGAAACAATGGACTAATTGTGCCACTAGAAGACGAACTACAGTGAGCCCCAGTTGAATTCCAGGGCAACCTCTTCTACCTGAGCCGAAGGGAAGAAGCTGGAAATCATGTCCTCTTATATCTATACTGTTCCCAATGAACCTTTCTGGTATAAACATGTCAGGATCAGACCACGCATTTGGATCTCTCCCGATTGCCCAAACATTGATAATTACTCGTGAATCTTTCGGTATGTGGAAACCATCAACAGTGCAATCTTCAATGGCTGCATGAGGGATTAGTAATGGTGCCACAGGATGAAGCCTTAGTGCTTCCTTTACAACCATGTCTAAGTATCTTAGGTTGTCCAAGTCTGATTCCTCGACCATCCTGTTTAGGCCTACTTTTTCATCCAACTCTTGCTGGACTTTCTTCATTACTCGGGGGTTTTTCAGGAGTTCTGCCATTATCCATTCAACAACTGTAGCTGAAGTGTCCATTGATCCTGCAAGCATGTCCTGAAAGGAAGGTGGTTTTGTATCCAAGTTGTTCAGGAGATTAGTTAATGTTGAGGAAAATCACAAGCAAATAAGTACTCCGTATTGGTGGACTAAAACGGAACACTATGAATTAACTTCACACTATGATCATGATTATAGAGAAGTTGATTCAGAATTCAATCAGGCCTGAGTACATATACGCCTGTTCCTGAACAAAAAATCCTACTTTCAATTGAAATGGTTATTAAGGTAAAAGTTTTGAACAGATGCAAATGATTAAACATAATAGTGAAGAAATGTAAGAAGCATGTAATAATCACCAGAAACCTACTAAAATGTTGTATGTTATATAAGCAGTAAGACTAACTTTTTAAGAAAGTAAAAATTAGATTGAAGCAGACttgagaaaaaaatttggtatcCAATTTGACAGGAGAGTTATGAACTTCGTTCATACGTGCAAACTTAAATCATGACTTACCAACAAAATGGCTTTGACGTGGCGGCGATCAAATTGGAATTCAGTTTCTCCTGATTTCATGAGGGCCAACATGGTGTAGACAAAGTCATCTACCTGCCTAGTTTGGTTTGCATATTGCTCATGTTCATCAATAATCTTCTCAAAGAATTCATCAAAAACTTTGCCAATAGCCTTCATTCTCCTGGTCAAGCCTTGAATGTCAAGTACTCCGAGATAAGGATAGTAATCTCCAACATTAGGTGTTGCAGATAATTGCATCCCCTCTTTAATAACAGCTTTGAAGCCTCTCTCGTCAAATTCCTTGTCAGCATACTTCTTCCCAAGGACCATCAAGCAACTCATGTTAGCGTTCAGAGCAGCAACTTCAGCACTAATATCAACAACGTCGCAATTACTAGCAGCCTGTTTGAGTGATTCCAAAAGCAATTCAAGCTCTTGCATTCTCATAGACTGAAATGAATTGATCTTAAGGTTACTAAGCAAATTTAAGGTGCATAATTTACGCATGTTGCGCCAATATGGACCATACTGCCCAAAGGATAGGTTTCTTTGCCCAAAACTGATATATTTAGCAGCCTCATGAGGTGGCCTACTAGCAAAAACAAGATCATATGTTTTCAGGAATTGCTCAGCCGCATGAGGAGATGAAACAATGATGTTTGATACAAATCCGAAACGTAAATGCATGATAGGGCCATGTTGCTTGGACAGCTTATGGAAATCATGGTGAGGATTTTTCCCCAAAAGATGAAGATGTCCTAGAATAGGAAGGCCTCTTGGACTAGGAGGcaatttcttgttctttttctttctccacAATGAATCGAGGAGAAGAACAGCTGCAACTAGTATGAAAGTTGTCCAGATGAAGGCTGAAGAcattttgattttgatgataattCTCTCTCTAAGTTTGAGTCTTAAGTTATGTTCTAGCTTGAATTTATGCATATGCTGCGAGAGATGATGACAAGTACTAAAATGCTATGCTAAACTTAGTTATTATCAATTGGTATATGCTGCCGGAATTAGAATCTGGACAATTGtaagtttcaaaaaaaaaaaaaaaaaaggaatatgGACAATTGGAGGTTTTGAACAGGATAGTCTGAAAATGTCTACTAATGCTTTATATTTTAGTTACAGTGCTTCATGTCTTGGAACAGGACACagtttcattttcaattttgtacttttggtatttCCAAAGTTTTTAGTTTGGTCTGATTCTTTTTGATACTTCAAGTTTTCACCTTTGGAGTATTTAGCTTGTGTTCGCATAAATAAAACGGTTTGGAAGACAGGTAGGACCAAACGGCAAGATGTAGAGATCAAAGGGGTAATTTCAGAAactcccctaaggtttctgaTAATTTTCCTAGGCTCCCTTGAAGTTTGTAAAATTATACAAACCTCCTTTGAGGTTaaggttttgataacaaaattagttcGATTAGAAAAAGTATTTTAAAGAGAGAGATAAAACTTTTATTACATAAATACCcgttatatatgtatataagaaTGAaactaattaacaattaatacacACATTTCACCACCCAAAAAAGTTCATATTCAATAAATTAGACAAcacaaataaacaacaaaattataCTAATGATCATACGATTCAATAAAATAGACTAGTCATCACTTTTGACATGATGCTTGCTATAATTTTTGtggttttgaaaagaaaatttttaaattttgccTCCTTATATACATGCATAAGAGATAATTATAGAGTAAAAATTTCAGCTCTCttcttaaaatatttttttaatattacatTTTCTAATTTGACTAATTTCGTTATTAAAACtataacctcaggggaggtttgtgcaattttataaattttaggGGAGTCtaatgaaattgttagaaaccttagGGTAGGTTTTTTAAATTATCCCGATATCAAATCTAAGAAACCAAATATGTTGAAATTGAAATTATAGAAGTCAAGTAACACGAGTTCAAGACTGAAGAAATAAAAGCGTTATAACTATGAGTATTTGCAAAATTGGCTTGGATTTGATAGGACCATATTTCATCCTTTTCATCTgggaaaaataataaatattaaacatggttttctctttcttttttcccattttccAAATCACATGAGGAATCTCTTGGTGGCTAAAGAAATTGCATGTCATATTTTCCATATTTCAAATGAAGCGGTATTTATTTACTATATTATGTGTAGAATAATATCTGCTTTTAGTTAAACATACGTAGAATAATTGGACCGTCAAATCCGATGCCTGGGTTCACCAACACAGCAACCTGCCGAACATGGAAATTGGTGACTTCAAGTTTGGAATGCTGAATGCATAAAAGTGTGGCGAAATTTTTGAATGGGCCAAAGCTATTAAATTAATCGACTTTTGATCCTTCAAGTATTAAGTACATATTTTTGCCCCTCAAACTTGAAACTTGAAAAAAGGTACAATTTCCACCTTTTGATTGaagataattttagaaaccttccTAAAATTTACGTTAATATTACTTGATATctctaaagttttaaaaatatcactaacCACCCTAAAATCATATCTTTTGTAACAATTTCACCcttgtatttttaaaatatttttataataatcatTTAACAAGAGAGATATATTTTTCTCCTAATTctattcttttgttttgtttaatatTGAATTTTCTGCCTAATTGATTATACtataatatttatatacttTGCCTAAAAATTGCCTTTTTCAGAATGATTTGCCCAAAAATTGTTAAAGTGGTGAAgataattttatcaatttgtgtGTTATGATAATGATTAATGGTCCCATCTCACCAATATGATAGTTGAATGATATTTCTGAAACTTTAAAGATGTGAAGTAATATTAATGTAAATCTCAAgcgaggtttatgaaattatctcTAGTTAAAAAGGTGGAGAGTATACCTTTGTATAAGTTTGAGGGATAAAAATATGCATTTAAAAATTGGAAGATTAAAAGCCAAACAACTATATAGTTTGACAGCCATTTAGGTGTtttaccccccccccccctctccccCAAACATAAGTATAATAACAGTCTCATTTTTGTTTGTCGAAACCTACAACTTTCACTCATTTTCACCATTGGCTTAAGACAGGGTGGTCTCGACTTTAATGTTTATCACCCTCGAAACAGAAACATAAGTTTTAAATATTTCctaatattcttttccaaagttcaaaatttaaaattcattcaTGAGAAGgagaaattaaaaagaaaagaaaaaagaaaacagctaTTGAAGCTTGGAAGAAATCATCCGTTGGTCATTGATAATCTCCACTTTGAGGAAACTACAACCAAATTCACATATTCCTATCAATTAGCTATTTATTCTTAAAAAAGGTGTTCATCATAATTGGTTGATGAGTACTTTTTTTTCCCCCATATACAAATAGAATCTAGAATTGGTCTATAAGCCATGATTCTATGGAAGTCGAGTAGATTAATCAACGTACAATCATAGTCGGAACTAGTAGGAGCTTCCCTTACCCGTAGGTTTTATGAAATTATGTTTTCctttctaaaaaaaattgaaaatcttAAAAGTATTCCTTtcaagtttaatttttttttatcctgtAAAAATTTAAAACGTTTATGTTATACACTTAAATTTAGATATTAAAATGGATTTTCTGGTTccatttatatatattagggaaaaatccatttttcatcCTCAAACTTTGTGACTAAGACACATTTGGTCCCCAAACTTTTTGACCAGACACATTGAGTACATGTATTAACTATTTTTTGCCATATTTAGTCAAAAAAcgggaaaattttcaatttggacGGTGAAACCCACGTGGCCGTTAACTTATGCATCGGGAATCAATGCAAGTCAGACTAAAGTCCACACATTCTCTCTCTAATGCAAGTCGACACAAAATGTTGACTAAAAGTACACTCAAAATCTAAGGGTGGAGCTCCTTTTCCTCTCCAAGTTTATCTCTTTCCCACCGAGCTTGTGGAGTGAAAAGCTGCGTGAGATTAGCAGAGGTGGGTATCTGCTTGCTGCTCGTTATCACAATCACAAGAAGACATGGATTGGGGCTTCTATGGGGGACTTCCTTCGGGAAAGTCTGTGGATCCGTTATGTAACCTCAATGTACTGGTCCATCACTACTCTAACTACAGTTGGTTATGGTGACCTACATGCCGAGAATACGAGAGAGATGATCTTTGACATCGTTTATGTCACGCCCCGAGCCCGCACGTGCCCGTCACATGACACCCGCCGTATTCCCAAGTCCCACTCAggaatacaaggctacattaacTAATTTAACTTTGACAGTactaaacaatttaactaaataaAGTGCGGTACGAATTACATATAAAAGGACGTCTACGAATAATCAAGATGTTCGTATATTTATTCTCAAATTGAAACAGCGGGAACAAAggtaaataaaactaacaacTAGAAGTAGCTAGCTTGCCAACTTCTTTTCatctaaaactaataaaagtcatcctcagggtcttctacgtaaaccaattcatactcttcagaatctgcaaaaatggtaagaagtgggttgagcgacacatcgctcagtaggtaatatttacccctctgttggaccatgcACTCTTGGTTTTATAgatacatatacaaatataAGTATAACTCAAATCGTTTGCATATCATTCACATCTGTAATTTTGAAAGTAACGTCATTTGTAAAGCAACCAGCAGTAAATAAGGACAAACAATTTAAAAGCATCTTATTGATAGTTGTACATGAGAAATTGGAAAGTCATAAATCATCTCGTCTCAAGTCACAAATCTCTTCATATCTATTCGTAAATCAACTCATATCAGTTCATAAGCCTCAtttcaaatcagttcataaATCATTTCAAATCAGCTCATAAATCATTCTTTCAGAtcagctcataacaagtacatgtaatgaccggctactgagtactcagcctagagattaaacccctactaggtgggcgaccaataagtttcatgactaccgattggtctcattcatatttgggtcaatcggccggactctataccaggctaccatgaccttgtcaatcggccggactctataccaggctaccatggcgattagacaggactatagcccctaccgtCTATTTCATGACTGCTCTGAGCTTTACTTGTCAaaattcatttcatatatcaTATACATAAATCTTTGTTTTCATAAAAAATCCAGCTCATTTTGTATATAAAATcatatcaaaacatttcaaataagtcacatggtccatttttgtatagtaaaatatagctttcataaatatccaagTAAAGCATTTAGTCAAACACCTTTCGAATCAACACAACAAAATAGTGTTGAAAACAAGAATCTCATTTTGCACatttgaaatctcagaagggtaagtaccacctacctCAAACTGCTCTCTTGAGAAAATTCTTAATGCGCCCTTAAACTTGCTTCAAACCTATAACCAATAACATATATCCCTTAATCAATTTAATTATCTTAATTTTGAAATGCATAGTCCTACCATAAATAATTCTAGAAAACATGTTTGGACATTCACTAAAATGTTCTTGAATAGTTTCCCAAAAATAGCATGGCTCCCCTTCCTAAAATTTCCTAACTTAGAcagtttcattcatttttcttttttttttttttattcgtTTAACCAAAATTGGGTATTTATAATAGCGTTGGACTTTTAAGAAAAATTCAGACTTTTAAAATAACCTACTTTATGAAAATGACTGAGCCTAACTAATTTGGGCATTACAAAATATCAGCATATATCGTTAggtaattttaaaatattttggaGTCAATTTAACCATTAGGACCACTCGATTCAAGATCAATTTATAAAACCAGTTATATGTCAAACCTTCTGGACCATAAAGTAATCTTCAGAATACTTTAATTATCTTAAATGTTTTGGAGTTGTATTGAAACTTATGGAAACCAAATATGAAACTCAAGCACGTCTTCATCCTTGGGACTAATTGCCAAATGTACCTTTTCTCTTGCTCCAATAAGGGTTcattctcttctttctttttctctggGTCTGTCTTGTTTGTGTTGTGAAAGCTTTGGAATTATTATCCCGTTGGCTTGGTGGATTAAtatttaattcttttctttcttttgtgctTTCAGCCGTAAGACCAAGACCAAACTACTAATTGTTTTGgactatctttttttttttttttttttaaccagaGACATCAATCGGTGTATATTAGGCCTTACCGAAACCCATTGCATTGCTATATGAACAGTTTATCAAGAACAATAAACTTAACAAAGTGCttctaatattttatttaaaaaaatcacCATATAATGCCTACCTCCAAATAAGAAAGCCTTCACAAGAATACGTAGCTTATGTATATGATCTCTTCCAGGAAACAAAGGCTTCCAATCCATCCATTCCATGAATATGCAACCCACAAATGATACACCAGTT
This sequence is a window from Coffea eugenioides isolate CCC68of chromosome 7, Ceug_1.0, whole genome shotgun sequence. Protein-coding genes within it:
- the LOC113777045 gene encoding cytochrome P450 CYP736A12-like, whose protein sequence is MSSAFIWTTFILVAAVLLLDSLWRKKKNKKLPPSPRGLPILGHLHLLGKNPHHDFHKLSKQHGPIMHLRFGFVSNIIVSSPHAAEQFLKTYDLVFASRPPHEAAKYISFGQRNLSFGQYGPYWRNMRKLCTLNLLSNLKINSFQSMRMQELELLLESLKQAASNCDVVDISAEVAALNANMSCLMVLGKKYADKEFDERGFKAVIKEGMQLSATPNVGDYYPYLGVLDIQGLTRRMKAIGKVFDEFFEKIIDEHEQYANQTRQVDDFVYTMLALMKSGETEFQFDRRHVKAILLDMLAGSMDTSATVVEWIMAELLKNPRVMKKVQQELDEKVGLNRMVEESDLDNLRYLDMVVKEALRLHPVAPLLIPHAAIEDCTVDGFHIPKDSRVIINVWAIGRDPNAWSDPDMFIPERFIGNSIDIRGHDFQLLPFGSGRRGCPGIQLGLTVVRLLVAQLVHCFTWELPNGMLPSELDMTEEFGLVVTRAKHLMAVPTYRLSK